One region of Oryza sativa Japonica Group chromosome 5, ASM3414082v1 genomic DNA includes:
- the LOC4339376 gene encoding senescence-induced receptor-like serine/threonine-protein kinase, whose translation MDRPTMAARWWLLLLLGLAVAGVVRGQGGAPDTSGFISIDCGLPEKTSYVDDATKLKFTSDDAFTDAGTIHNVSSEFATPTTTTDRSLYNVRSFPAGARNCYTVPSVVPGSKYLVRAKFLYGNYDGLNKPPVFDLHLGVNFWQTVTVPSADWLGNAEVIAVVPDDFLQVCLVNTGAGTPFISGLDLRPLPSSLYAPANATQGLVLLDRRNFGASGSTVIRYPDDTYDRVWWPWSNPPAEWSDISTADKVQNTIAPVFDVPSVVMQTAITTRNSSIPIQFSWDTKPNHVYPDPGSIFTLYVTELELLAGNAVRQFNVTINGVIWTKAPYKPVYLSTDAMYNGDRPYRGITRYNFSLNAAGSSTLPPILNAAEAFSVISTADLATDAQDVSAITAIKAKYQVNKNWTGDPCAPKTLAWDGLTCSYAISTPPRITGVNMSYAGLSGDISSYFANLKEIKNLDLSHNNLTGSIPNVISQLQFLAVLDLTGNQLNGSIPSSLLKRSQDGSLTLRYGNNPNLCSNSSSCQLPQKKSNSMLAVYVAVPVVVIGAVAVFLIFFIRKKKNKSKGAVKPQILGNGVQSHSQNGSGGSLLELHNRQFTYKDLAVITNNFQRVLGKGGFGPVYDGFLKDGTHVAVKLRDESSSQGYSEFLTEAQTLTKIHHKNLVALIGYCKDEIHLALVYEHMSEGTLEDKLRGKDRKGRSLTWRERLRIVLESAQGLEYLHKACSPRFVHRDVKSSNILLNANLEAKVADFGLTTAFKCDGDTHVSTVRVVGTYGYLAPEYATALQVSEKIDVYSFGVVLLEVITGQPPIIKLPEPTTIIQWTRQRLARGNIEGVVDVNMPDDRYDINCIWKVADVALKCTAHAPGQRPTMTDVVTQLKECLELEETSFKGDTSSSYMSGSSIDPNSSYNTYTTEMS comes from the exons ATGGATCGACCAACAATGGCGGCTCGgtggtggctgctgctgctgctcggcctcgccgtcgccggcgtcgttcGCGGCCAGGGCGGCGCGCCTGACACGTCCG GCTTCATCAGCATAGACTGCGGCTTGCCGGAGAAGACCAGCTACGTGGACGACGCCACGAAGCTGAAGTTCACCTCCGACGACGCCTTCACCGACGCCGGCACAATCCACAACGTCTCGTCGGAGTTCgccacgccgacgacgaccacggacAGGAGCCTGTACAACGTGCGCAGCTTCCCCGCCGGCGCGCGCAACTGCTACACGGTCCCGTCCGTCGTGCCGGGGTCCAAGTACCTGGTCCGTGCCAAGTTCTTGTACGGCAACTACGACGGCCTCAACAAGCCGCCGGTGTTCGACCTCCACCTCGGGGTCAACTTCTGGCAGACGGTGACCGTGCCATCCGCCGACTGGCTGGGGAACGCCGAGGTCATCGCCGTCGTGCCGGATGATTTCTTGCAGGTCTGCCTGGTGAACACCGGCGCCGGGACGCCGTTCATCTCCGGCCTGGACCTGAGGCCCCTGCCGAGCTCGCTCTACGCGCCCGCCAACGCGACGCAGGGGTTGGTCCTGCTCGACCGGAGGAACTTCGGCGCGAGCGGGAGCACCGTGATCAGGTACCCCGACGACACGTACGACCGCGTGTGGTGGCCGTGGAGCAACCCGCCGGCGGAGTGGTCGGACATCTCCACGGCGGACAAGGTCCAGAACACGATCGCCCCCGTGTTCGACGTGCCGTCCGTCGTGATGCAGACGGCCATCACGACGCGCAACTCCTCCATTCCCATCCAGTTCTCCTGGGACACCAAACCCAATCACGTCTACCCTGATCCCGG GTCGATTTTTACCTTGTATGTCACCGAGCTGGAGCTCCTGGCCGGCAATGCCGTTCGCCAGTTCAACGTCACCATCAATGGCGTGATTTGGACCAAAGCCCCATACAAGCCGGTTTATCTGTCCACCGACGCCATGTACAACGGAGATCGACCCTACCGGGGCATCACCCGGTACAACTTTTCTTTGAACGCCGCGGGAAGCTCCACGCTGCCGCCGATACTCAACGCCGCGGAGGCTTTCTCCGTCATCTCCACAGCCGACCTTGCAACAGACGCTCAGGAtg TTTCTGCCATCACTGCAATCAAGGCCAAGTATCAGGTGAACAAGAATTGGACAGGTGACCCATGCGCTCCAAAGACACTGGCTTGGGATGGGTTAACCTGCAGCTATGCCATTTCAACCCCTCCAAGAATCACAGGAGT AAATATGTCGTATGCCGGTTTAAGTGGCGATATATCATCTTATTTCGCCAATCTAAAAGAAATCAAGAATTT GGACTTGTCACACAATAACTTGACAGGATCAATTCCTAATGTCATTTCACAGCTACAATTTCTCGCGGTTCT AGATTTGACAGGAAACCAGCTTAATGGATCAATTCCTTCTAGTCTTCTGAAAAGAAGTCAAGATGGCTCCTTGACCCTAAG GTACGGCAATAATCCAAACCTTTGCAGTAACAGCAGTTCATGCCAGCTCCCACAAAAGAAGAGCAACTCTATGCTTGCCGTCTATGTTGCTGTTCCAGTAGTGGTGATAGGAGCAGTTGCAGTGTTCCTGATTTTCTTCAtcaggaagaagaagaacaaat CAAAGGGTGCTGTGAAGCCACAGATTTTGGGGAATGGCGTGCAGTCACACAGTCAGAATGGCAGTGGAGGGAGCCTGCTGGAACTGCACAACCGTCAGTTCACGTACAAGGACTTGGCAGTCATAACGAACAACTTCCAGCGAGTCCTTGGCAAAGGAGGGTTTGGCCCCGTCTACGACGGCTTCTTGAAGGATGGTACTCATGTGGCAGTTAAACTACGGGATGAGTCTTCCAGCCAAGGATATAGTGAGTTCCTGACAGAG GCTCAGACTTTAACGAAAATTCATCACAAGAATCTTGTTGCATTAATCGGTTACTGCAAAGATGAGATACATTTGGCACTTGTGTACGAGCACATGTCAGAAGGAACTCTGGAAGATAAGCTTAGAG GCAAAGATCGCAAAGGTAGATCTTTAACATGGAGGGAAAGGCTCCGTATCGTATTAGAATCTGCCCAAG GACTAGAGTATCTACACAAGGCATGCAGCCCACGCTTCGTGCATAGGGATGTGAAGTCATCGAACATCTTGCTGAATGCAAATCTTGAGGCCAAGGTTGCCGATTTTGGCCTGACAACGGCTTTTAAATGCGACGGTGACACACATGTATCCACAGTCAGGGTGGTTGGCACATATGGCTACCTTGCACCCGA GTATGCCACAGCCCTACAAGTTTCAGAGAAGATTGACGTATACAGCTTCGGTGTGGTGTTGCTAGAGGTGATCACAGGACAGCCGCCCATTATAAAGCTCCCGGAACCTACTACTATCATCCAATGGACCCGGCAACGCCTAGCGCGAGGCAACATCGAGGGTGTGGTGGATGTAAACATGCCAGACGACCGCTATGACATCAACTGTATCTGGAAGGTAGCAGATGTGGCTCTGAAATGCACTGCACATGCTCCTGGGCAGCGACCCACAATGACTGACGTGGTGACACAGCTAAAAGAGTGTCTAGAGCTTGAGGAAACCAGCTTTAAAGGCGACACGAGTAGCAGTTATATGTCAGGGAGCAGCATAGACCCAAACTCGAGTTATAACACATATACCACTGAGATGAGCTAG